DNA from Verrucomicrobiota bacterium:
TGTACTACAAATACATCACGAAGAACGTCGCGAAGAAATACAACAAGGTGGTCACCTTCATGCCGAAACCGCTCTTCGGCGACAACGGCTCCGGCATGCACACGCACATGTCGTTGTGGAAAGACGGCAAACCGCTGTTCGCAGGCGACCGGTATGCCGGCTTAAGTGAGATGGCGCTGTTCTACATCGGCGGCATCCTCAAGCATGCGCCTGCGCTGACGGCCATCACCAACCCGACCACCAACAGCTATAAGCGGCTGGTGCCGGGTTTTGAAGCGCCGGTGAACCTGGCCTACTCCGCCCGGAACCGTTCAGCTTCGATTCGTATCCCGACCTATTCGGCCAACCCGAAAGCGAAACGCATCGAGTTTCGCACCCCGGATCCGGCCGCGAACCCGTACGTCGCTTTCTCGGCACTTTTGCTGGCGGGGCTGGACGGCATTCAGAACCGGATTGATCCGGGCGATCCGCTCGACAAGAACCTGTACGAACTGCCGCCGGAGGAACTCGCCAAGGTGCCGAGCGTGCCCGATTCATTGCTGGGCGCGGTCGAAGCGCTCGAGGCAGACCATGAGTTCCTGCTCAAAGGCGACGTGTTCAACCGGGATTTTATCGACAACTGGATCGAAATGAAGACCAAGGAGTACGACGCGTTGCGCCTCCGGCCGCACCCGTACGAGTTCTTCATGTACTTTGATCTGTGATCACGGGTAACTCGTAGCGGGTAACTGGTAACTGTTAAAACTCAGACCGCATGAAGGCGCTCGGGAGTGACGTCCCGGGCGCCTTTTGCTTTACCGGTGGACCGGGTGACGATTCCTGCAGGGAGCCGGCAATTTCGCAGCGCGAGCCTGTCACCAGGGACGAGCTACGAGCTACCCGTTACGCGTTACCGGTTGTACGGCCATTTCCAATCCCGGACCTCCGGCAGGTGCCGGCGATGCTCAACGAGCTTGTCGCGCAACCTCTGGCAGAAGTGAGCCGACACCCGACACCCGGCACTTCTTCATCTGTGGCATTTTCCTACTTGCCGGAGGCGACCTGGCCATGGTTCAGCACCGCAACCAGCAAGATGCCGCCGCACATGTTGCCGAGCAGGGTCGGCAGCCAGAATCGGAACAGTAAAGAGCCGAAGTCTTCAGCCCCGGTGAAAAGGAGGTAGAACTTCTCGGTCGAGCCCGCGATGATGTGATCGAAGCGGCCAAGCCCGATCAGATAGGTCAGGAGAATAATGACGAGCACCCGCGCGGTCTCGGCAAAGGGCAGAAGCCAGACCATCAAGGCGATCAGCCATCCGGCGAAGGCAGCACGGGCAAACGTGATCGGGATGGGCCCGGCAAAGACGTGTTCGCCCAGCGTTTTCAACGTTTGGCGCACGGGTTCGTCGAGCACCGGTACCTTGGCCAGGACCAAGGCGAGCAGGCAGACGCCGATCATATTGGCGATCAGGACGACGACCCATAACTTGCAGACCTGAACCAGCCGTTTCCAGGTAAACTGGTCCAGGAGCGGCAGAACCGGGGTGAGCGTGTTTTCCGTAAACAATTGTTGCCGGCCCAGAATGACGATCAGAAAGCCGAAGCTGTAACCGAATTTGGTAATGAGGTTGCGCCAGGGTGCATCGGGCAGCGCGGCAGTCAGCAAGGCTTCCGCGATGAAGGAAAATCCCATCGATAAACCTGCCGCGAGCCCGGAGAAGGCCAGCGCTGAATTGGGACGTGCGAGCTCGTCTTCGCCCTGACGGACGATGGTGGCGTAGACCACGCCGGCATTAGGCGCGATTCGTTCTTCGATCTCGGCGGCCTCGCGCTTGTCCTCCTCGCGCCCGGTCTGGGGCGGTTGATCAGTCTGGCTCGTAGTCATAACACCTGGTGAATCGGTTGGAGTTCGTTCGGTTCAACCGGTCCGCCCGGTTGCGCGAAACCGGCAGGTGCCACCGGCGGAGAGTCCTGAAAGTTCGCGGCGGAATAACCCGGACCGATTAATAGGGATCGTTCAACCGCTGATCCATGGCATCTTTAGCCCCTGTGAGGGATGGCCTTCCAGCAGGGTACACCGGCAAGGTCTGCGTAGGAACCAGCGGCTGGATCTACAAGGATTGGGCGAAATCGTTTTACCCGCCGGGGTTTCCGGTCAAAAATCGGTTCTCCTTTTACGCGGGCCGATTCCCGACGGTGGAGATCAACGCGTCATTTTACCGGCTGCCGACGGAGGCGGCATTCGTTCATTGGCGAGAACAGGCGCCCCCCGGTTTTGTGTATAGCGTCAAGGCCAGCCGGGCAGTCACGCATTACAAACGCCTGCTGCCCGGCGCCAAATCGTTCGACCTGTTGATGGAGCGTAGCCGGCAGCTAAACGGGCGGCTCGGCCCGATTCTCTGGCAGCTGCCCGGCTCGATGCGGAAGGACCTGAACCGGCTGCAGAATTTTCTGCAAACGCTGCCGCGCGATTTACCGCACGCAATGGAGTTTCGCGATCCGTCGTGGCTGGATGCCGATACGTTTGCGCTCTTGCGGGAGGCCGGGGTTGCGCAGGTGTCCGTCAGTTCGTTGCGAATGCCCGCCTGCCATGAGTTGACGGCGGGGTTCGCCTATGTCCGGTTCCACGGCCTCGAAGGCGGCGCCGCTCACGATTATACGGAGGAAGAACTCCAGCCGTGGGCTGAGTTTCTCCGCGACTGCGCGCGCCGGGGCCTTACCGGGTTTGCTTATTTCAACAACGACGTGAACACCCGCGCGCCTCAGAACGCGCTGCTGTTGATGAAAATGCTTGGCGAATGGTCAATGCCTCCGGCGTGCAGCCGTACTGATTAAAAGGAAATTAAGGGCCCTGGCAAAATGCCGTTATTAATTTGCCATGACCAAGCCCGACCCGAATACCTATTGGGTGTTACCCGGCAAACTGCTGGCCGGTGAATACCCGGGTCACCCTTCCCGGGCACAGGCCAGGCTCAAATTGCGCGCTTTCCTGAATGCCGGGATCCGGCATTTTGTGGATCTGACCGAAACGGACGAGGCGCTGGAAAGTTACCAACCGCTTTTAATGGCTGAAGCGCAAAACCTGCGCGTGGCGGTGACGTACGTACGGATCCCGATTCGGGAGTACAGCGTGCCGCAACGGCCTGACGTCATGCGCCGGATCCTGGACACGATTAACGCCAGCGTGAAACGAGAAGGGATCACTTACGTGCATTGCTGGGGTGGCATGGGACGAACGGGCTTGGTCGTGGCCTGTTGGCTCCAGGAACACGGGCGAACTGCGGATGAGGCGCTCGCGGAACTGGCGCGTCTCTGCGAAACAAGCCAGAAAAGCAGCTGTCGCCCGCGATCCCCGGAAACTCCGGCCCAGGTGGTCTGGGTGCGGCAATGGCATCGCCACCGGCACACGGCGGGTTGGGCGGGCACAACGTAAGAGTTCCCACGGGCACACGGCGGGCACAGCGGGTTGGGCGGGCACCACGACTGAGTTCACACGGCGAACACGGCGAGCCACGGCGACCACGGCGGGAAGAGGGGGGAAAGAGTTTGGAGTTCGGAGTTCGGGGTTCGGAGCTCGGAGACGTGGTACAGCCGGATTCGATTTCCCCCGAGGGTCACGTTCACACGGTGCGAAGACCGAATCATCCGCAGAACACGCAGAGAACGCAGAAAAGAGAAAACATCCACGGATTACACAGATTGACACAGATTAAGGGGACCTGGCGGCAACTGGTTGACACTCGCACCCGCTCCCCATGCTGCCGCTCCGACCTCCGACCTCGTTCCCCTTCTTTCCGCTGTGGTCGCCGTGGCCCTCCGTGTTCGCCGTGTGAACTCTTACGTCGTGCCCGCCAAACCCGCTGTGCCCGCCGTGTGACCGAACCCCGAACTCCGACCTTTACTCGACACCCGACACCCGTCTTCATTTGTGGCCTTTTTCCGCTTGCGGCATTTGTGGCATTTCCTCCGTCAGCCGCTGATATTTCCGGAGCACCTCGCGCAGGCGGTCGTGGGGGATCGCGTAAAAAGTGTTGTCGTTGACGCCTTGCATGGTCTGGGCGGCCACGAGCGAGTTAACGATTGCCTCTTCTGTTGCCTGGACGGTGGCGGCGAAAAGCGGGTCGATGCGTTCGTTTGGCAGCGCAGACCACTGGTGGTACCCGTCAACCAGTTTCGGTACGACGGTTGAAAATGCGATGAACAGGTCGCCCGAGGAATTGGTACTGATACCGCCGGTGCGGGCGACGCCCAGCGTGGCTCGCTTCGCCAGCCGTTTCAACTGGTCCGGCAACAAAGGCGCATCCGTGGCCACCACGATGAGGATGGACCCTTCCGGCTCGAAGGCCTTGTGAAATACGGGCTGAAAGTCCGTAATTTCCCGGCCGACCGGCACGCCGGCAATCGCGAGCTGTGCGCGCCGGCCGAAATTGGCTTGAACCAGGACACCGACGCAGAAACCGCCATCGGCTCCCGCCAGCCGGCGCGAAGCGGTACCGGTGCCCGCTTTGAAATCGAAAGCCCGGTTGCCGGTGCCACCGCCGGCGTTGCCCTCGTCCACCGGCCCGCCGGTTGCATCGTTTAGCGCACGGAACACATG
Protein-coding regions in this window:
- a CDS encoding DUF72 domain-containing protein, whose translation is MRDGLPAGYTGKVCVGTSGWIYKDWAKSFYPPGFPVKNRFSFYAGRFPTVEINASFYRLPTEAAFVHWREQAPPGFVYSVKASRAVTHYKRLLPGAKSFDLLMERSRQLNGRLGPILWQLPGSMRKDLNRLQNFLQTLPRDLPHAMEFRDPSWLDADTFALLREAGVAQVSVSSLRMPACHELTAGFAYVRFHGLEGGAAHDYTEEELQPWAEFLRDCARRGLTGFAYFNNDVNTRAPQNALLLMKMLGEWSMPPACSRTD
- a CDS encoding formate/nitrite transporter family protein, whose product is MTTSQTDQPPQTGREEDKREAAEIEERIAPNAGVVYATIVRQGEDELARPNSALAFSGLAAGLSMGFSFIAEALLTAALPDAPWRNLITKFGYSFGFLIVILGRQQLFTENTLTPVLPLLDQFTWKRLVQVCKLWVVVLIANMIGVCLLALVLAKVPVLDEPVRQTLKTLGEHVFAGPIPITFARAAFAGWLIALMVWLLPFAETARVLVIILLTYLIGLGRFDHIIAGSTEKFYLLFTGAEDFGSLLFRFWLPTLLGNMCGGILLVAVLNHGQVASGK
- the glnA gene encoding type I glutamate--ammonia ligase, which codes for MTPAEVSQFIKDKGIRLIDFKFADLLGTWQHFTTTLTEYNEDIFNDGLGFDGSSIRGWRAIHASDMLVIPDPQTAWIDIYNTEPTLSFICTIRDPITREPYDRDPRGVAEKAEAYLKSTGIADTAFFGPEAEFFIFDDVRYDYTANSSFHSLDSVEGIWNTAREEFPNLGYKIRHKEGYFPVGPADTLQDVRNEMCLEMEKAGVPIERQHHEVATAGQAEIDIRFASLKLMGDHMMYYKYITKNVAKKYNKVVTFMPKPLFGDNGSGMHTHMSLWKDGKPLFAGDRYAGLSEMALFYIGGILKHAPALTAITNPTTNSYKRLVPGFEAPVNLAYSARNRSASIRIPTYSANPKAKRIEFRTPDPAANPYVAFSALLLAGLDGIQNRIDPGDPLDKNLYELPPEELAKVPSVPDSLLGAVEALEADHEFLLKGDVFNRDFIDNWIEMKTKEYDALRLRPHPYEFFMYFDL
- a CDS encoding P1 family peptidase — translated: MFGRTVSKRRRPARLFRTAVAVLVLLLRLLLSCPIVVVAKTDATVVAPRARDLGIAFEGDPGPLNAITDVRGVEVGEVTVIEGQGRLVEGKGPVRTGVTAILPLGKNGSDTPVPAAVFSFNGNGEMTGAEWVEESGFLEGPVLLTNTHSVGTVRDAVVEWGVTRFPGTGHFSLPVVAETWDGALNDINGFHVKKEHVFRALNDATGGPVDEGNAGGGTGNRAFDFKAGTGTASRRLAGADGGFCVGVLVQANFGRRAQLAIAGVPVGREITDFQPVFHKAFEPEGSILIVVATDAPLLPDQLKRLAKRATLGVARTGGISTNSSGDLFIAFSTVVPKLVDGYHQWSALPNERIDPLFAATVQATEEAIVNSLVAAQTMQGVNDNTFYAIPHDRLREVLRKYQRLTEEMPQMPQAEKGHK
- a CDS encoding dual specificity protein phosphatase family protein, with product MTKPDPNTYWVLPGKLLAGEYPGHPSRAQARLKLRAFLNAGIRHFVDLTETDEALESYQPLLMAEAQNLRVAVTYVRIPIREYSVPQRPDVMRRILDTINASVKREGITYVHCWGGMGRTGLVVACWLQEHGRTADEALAELARLCETSQKSSCRPRSPETPAQVVWVRQWHRHRHTAGWAGTT